The Cuculus canorus isolate bCucCan1 chromosome 10, bCucCan1.pri, whole genome shotgun sequence region GGGCAGGTGGACCTCCATAGGCACGTAGGTTGGCCAGTAACCCATGGTCAGAATATTCACTGTTAGTTCAATGTTGCCAGGTACATTCTGATTTTGCATATACTGCAGAAACAAAgtaaactgaaataaagcaatgtTTCTTAAACGTATTTCAGGTAGTCCTGAAGCGTTATTTAGAAGAGCATTTTAAGAGCATAGACAAGTGACCTTATGATGTCTTTGCTATATGAACTGCAAGTTACATGTAATTAAActagaataagaaaaagcatttttctgagGTTCCAAAGGCACTTCcatgcaggaagaaaacagcaaaagcagtgttttagCAGGCTGATGTGGAGATGCACCTAATTATGTGTGAACGAAGGAAAGAATGCCTGTAAGCAAAACATTACAGAACCACCAGAACTAATGGGCAAGCCCAAACAATTCCGTCAGAATATAGTGGTGTTAAAAAGGTTTCACAACTGGTGTTAAAGTGTTTTATAAGTTTACAATTCTTCTTTTATAACTGTGGatgtgatttgtttgttttgggatAAGAAGCTCCTTGTTTCAGACAGCACAGAATTAAGAAGTAGATTCTGATTTTCAGTAGGGACTGTTTTCTCAATTGGGCTTTTGACcactgcttttgaaagcaaTCACCTACAAAGTCCTTTTCTCTGTACTGAAAGACTATTACAGACAACTGGAATAATTCAACAGGAGTTTAACTCAATTACAATAGAAATGTTCACAACCGAGGACAGCCTGCACCCTCTTACTAGGCGTTCTGAGAACAACTcattcaaaaagcatgtaaataGAAGAACCATGCAGGCTTTCCCACAGTACCTGTTTAAATTGTATCATTATATCTTTTGAAAGCTCCATATCTTTAAACATTCCTTCAAGTTTGCTGGTGAAAGCAGCTCCACATtctataaaagagaaaatgtaaatcTCAGAAATtaatcttgtttgtttttaacactACAGAGTGGTTATGCTAAATATCAGAATGtactttgaaacaaaatgacCTATTTCAGCCTATGTTCTTACATAAAGACCTGGATTCTAATTAAGGTACAGAATAAGGTTATAAacaagaagagggaaaatgttttaatgtggCAGCTATTTTGCAACCCAATTGTTTTCCCATGTGGACCTGACTGTTCATCCTAGGACTCCACTGGCAACCTGTCACTCAGACAGCAAGTCTGATCCCAATCAGCTGCCTGCCAAATTGTCTCTTGACAGCAGAACAAGATTGAGTTCCCAAAATCTTCCTCTTACCACCCAAGGACTCCATCCTGTGAAACAAAGACTGCCAACTAGCAGATTCATGTTTCAGACTTTATATGAAACGAGTAACAAGCAGAAGTCACCCTCAGGTTCTCTGAGCACATCCCTGATTTATTCAGCAGGGAACCTCAATGCTATCTCACAGGCCAAGGTACACCACATACTTTAAACTGCTGTTTTATGGTGATCGCTTCTATAATTACTAAACTAAAAGCCACTAAGTTTCCTCAAAACCCACCAGCCATACAAGACTGGCACACGAGGCTCCCCTCTGCCCCCGAGTAAAGGGGAAATATGAACAGCACTTCCGGGAAGGCCCGTTAAAGTaactacttttaaaagaaagcaagttgATAGACAGACAAAGATATTTACCATGTTTGAGTTTGGAAAGCATAGATTTTTCCGCATCTACTGATGCACTCTTCCCAACTAATAGTCTCTTTGCTAGATCTTTTTTATAAAAGGCCTCAAAGACATCTTTTCCTGTAAGAGATCAGATTTGACAGTGATCACAAAtcattgttttaaagaaacattactTACATGAGGCAATTCAAAGCCCAGTAAAACTAACAAGGGCTTTAAGAACATTAAGATTTTCACGAGTCAGGTCTTGTTATTGGCATTTTGCATTATGCAAACTAGTTAAACTGCACCACACCAGCCGACGGCATCTACAGAGAATGAACCCTTGAAAACGAAGGCAGACTGCAAAAATTTATTCAAAGTAGCTTTATGTTACTGATTAAACAACTGTATCCCCACAAAAATCCAATACTTACCATATATGAATCTAAATATGATCATAATTTTATCCAGCATTTTTTCAAGTTCTTCATCAGTAGCTTCTTTGTTGCCTGCACGAAGCTTTGAATCTACATATTTAGCTAAAAGAGTATTGAGGAATAAAAAGTTCAGCATATTCTTAGTATTacaatgaaacaatttttttttaagaaaaatctaatATTGTGAGGTTGTTTGTAATTGTAAAGGATCATGAAATCACCTTCAAATCAGTTTCACCACAGCTAGCTTAAAAGATTTTCATAGAGGCAATAAAGTTACAGAAACATTATAActtaatctcatttttcagctAAGCAATTACTGCATCTTAACTTTATTAACATACATAATGTTAAAAAAGATTGTGTATGTAATAAATCCTGGTTTGTATTACAATCTTAAAGTAAAAAGTCACTATGGCTATGGATTGACATAGCTGTAAGAGGCAAAAAGATCAGAATATGTAAACCAGTTATTTAAATGTGTTGACTAGACTGCTGAATTTCTCTAGGAGAttagtgtttcttttaatttcaaatggTTTGATAAGCACATTACAGTTAGTGAGTTAATATAAAAAAGGAGGGCAGAAAGCATTACTGCACAAGCCTAAGAGCAGAACAGATTGCAAAGCAGGTGTTATTCACTGTGTGGGGAAACGATTAAGGTATTCAAAATTGCAGAGAGCCAGGCTGTAATGCAGAAATCTGTAAACGATGTTCTTTACAAACTAAAGAGGCTCTGTCCCCACAACATGAGAGATGCGGTGCATCCTCATCTCTTCACTTATATAGATTAAAACACAGATGTCTGTGTAGAGCCACTAATAGCTCTGTGCTCGTGTTGCTGGTACAGTTATGTAAGCTGCTGAAACAGCCCAATTATTAGCAATGTTCTCAGATCTGGACAGCAGTCAATTGCTGGCGTGCCCAAGGCCTCATGTTTTTCACTTTACTCCAACCCAGACAGTGGACTGAAGTATAGACTTGTTCTTCATGTGTAATGCTATCCTCTTAAATAATTCACTTGCATAAGAAGGGACAGTAGATCCCCAGTTTGACAATGCATTGTGCATAATATCTTTTGATATACAATTCCATCATATCCCATCTGTAAGCTGCATCAGCAACCCCTTCTTGTCTCCCACCCAAATTCCCACATGggaagaaagtgaagaaaaatacctATGAGTTCAGCTGGTTTATTTGGTCTTTTGTTAATGAATGTTTCAAAGGCTTCTTTCATGGCATTTACAAACTTCTCATTCTTGAGAAAGCAAACATCAATAATATGGTCAACTTTGTCTTTAAAATCAAGGAGTTCTTGGACcatggttttgtctttttctggaTTAATTACTATGGTGCTACCAAAtgcctgcaaaataaaatgtatctttCAATTAGCCTGAATAATGAATTTAAATGATAAGACTTCTAAAAGCCtaagttatttttctaaagtcTCACTTCTAGTATTCATATTAATTCCAGTAACACAACAGAAGCAATAGGACTACGAAATATTTACCACATAATCATATCtagaccttggaagttgattCAAAACCAAGCCCTGAATAAGTGAACAGATTCAGAACTTGTCTGAAGAAATAAACTTAAGCATGACAAAATTAACACATCCTTTTAAAACATCTACATCCTCAGGTTTTACACAGGTAAAGCTCCCACTAAAAACTTTATATAAGTACTCCTatgttaatatatatatatatatattaactGATATTCAAGTGCTTTTTGAACTTCAATTGATTGGTCGCTTAAGCTAACATTCTGACATGAAACTTTagcagagagaagagcaaaaTGTTCCGCCATTACCAAAATGTCTACTGGAGAAATACAGTTGTCCCGCACAACTAACTATACGCAAGACAACCTCCAAATTTATTTGGAGTTCAATAATTCAACTGAACATTCAATAGGGCTAGAACAGTTACTGTACTTTTCCTAGTACAGTTTCAAAGGCTGTCcattaaatatgtttataaGCAAGTAGTTTTAATTCTTAGAAAATGCAGTAGCTTAGAGATGACTCAAATATCTGAGTGTAAACCCCATCGATACAACAGTGGTATCTGTTCCAGAGTCCTAGGAACAGTACCTTTATGTACTCAATCCAGTGTTGCAAGAGAACCTGTACTCCACCTCTCACACGACTGAACAATTGATATAGAAGAGATAGGTCTTGAATTCGGTTTTCATCGAGAAGGTGGTTTAAACCTGCAAATAAGAGAATTTcaatagaaatgaaaaccaaagtAATCTAAAGAAAGTGCAGCACAGTATGACAGTAAGGGACCTCTTCAAAGCTAGTATTTTTCAATCAAGCAATTAGTGGtgttttttgttgctgtttaggtgagggtttttttaagctatcTAATTTAACAGCAAAACGCACAATGGCCACCTGAAATGGCTTAAACCTTAAAAAACTTTATGGCACTGGGTAACTTAGGCTTCAGGTACTTTACAAAACTTACTTATCACTTATGCTTACTTCTGCTTTACCAGTCCCTAAACATTCAAAAAGTTTACACTTTACTGATATGTAGGAAAGGTTCCTTTACAACACAGAGCTCTGAGTCTCAGTTccagctgtaaaataaattttacagatGTTTGAAGGCAAGCAGTTTCCAAAAATATTGCCACTTTTCACTTTTTAACTTTTTGGCAGAGAAGGCCTGATGCTCCACAGCAAGGTTCTAAGAAAGCAGATGGGTAAATATTGCAAACTCAATGCTCCTCTCAATAAAGAGTCTGTTACAGATGTGCAGGAAGATGCTCACATATTTGTTTCATCCAGAACTTGTCTAGTAAGGActtgataattttcttttgttaatcaACTTGTGCTGCACCCCTATCTGTTTCCAGACTACCCCTCAGAGCAACAGAGGGTCACTTGACTCCACAGAGACTATTGCAGCACTGAGGCAATATACTTAATTGCTCAAATTGtactaaattattaaaatgagtGGCTTTTTGTGAGCAGCAAGTAACCAAAGTTTCTCCTTCCTAGTACAGCCATAATTTGAAGACTGTTCCTTTACCTCCAAGTCTTCAAAATGCTATTTAACACACAATTCAGGAGTCCCTGTTCTActtttcctttggctttgcTGTGTATCTGAAGACAGCACTGCATCTCCCTACCTCTGCCAAGGAATACTTGCCCTCTTGCAAAACAGTCAGTGCTATTTCATGAACTGAGTAGCAAAGGGCATTAAAGAATGATGTGGCTTGTGTACTCCCCCAGCACCTCAACGCgtcactttctttttcagcacAGGAATTGAAAGCCCCACAGCAGTAATTAGAAACATTTctataaagaagaaagattacCTTTCTGAAGAATGGCTGTTAAATGTTCACCTAGAAGCTGCTTTTCTACAGTAGCAATTAGTGGCTTCCTatagaaaaaatgtttagaattatttttcctttttccattacTGAcagttttaaattgttttttttgaGATTATGTTAACTACACTTGTCTTTGGGAGTGCTCTAATTATCTGTGACCAAGGACCTAAAATGATTATACACATTTACCCCATGACCTCCTCAGTAAGCAATCTTTCTGTCTGCTGACTGAGCATTTAATTCATACAATAAGCCTGTTGTATGTGACCTTTAGGCAGCTGGAAAATGATTTCATCAGTGAAGAAACTGGGCAAAAATCTGTCAAAGAATATACCTTCTCTTGCTTTATGGGAGGAGATTTATGTCTTGGGAGACaacaaggagaaggaaaaaaacacctcatGAGTCAAGAGGTATTAAAACGAATAGGGAATTGGCCATTAATAATGGTGTGGAAGAAGGAAGCCACTAAAGAAGTTCAATGTTTATAACAgctgagggagaaaggaaataaaaaagcatgaCAGTAGCAACAAAAACACCTTCCTCAGACAGACCCTCTGTACTTTAGTATAAAAAAAACTCCTCAAGCAAGTGGTAGTTGCTACTTAGTGACCTACATTTTCTCTCAGATGTGAGAGCTGTGGCTTTATGTTAGAAGAATATTTCCCCTGTCCTACCAGTCATGACCTCGACTTGATTGTATTTGAGGAAATCCTGCCTCCAAGTAGAAGAGATTGAAATGTGACATTAGTCAGTAATTTCCTAGACTCCATGAAGAACATGCAACTACTCTTAAGTAAATATTCAGACTCTTTAGCTTGAGAAGTCCCTATCTTAGGTCCTATCTTTTTCAAATAGGACAACGGCTGATTAACTGCATTTCAGTGAGAAAGAGATGTTTGGACTGGGGGTGGCAGCCTATTTTTCTCCAACCAAATGCCCAATGTTTATTGCAAAAAATGATGGCTTAAGAGAAAAGGATATTAGCTCTGTGAGTGAATACAGTGCTTCATTGTAAACAAGGAATTATGGGAAATGAGGAGCATTTTATAGtcagtcaataactgaaataCACTGTAGCTACTAGATGGCCCTCAATAAAAGAGCCAAACAGCTAAGAATACCAAGCAAAGAGAGATGGCACTTACTGTGTGCTCTGATCTAAATAAGTGATTATCCTGTCTGCTTCTTCTTCCAAGCGCTTGTTGACATGGTGAAGATATTCTGGAACCTGAGAATGCCAGAgcaattttgtgtgttttaaaataatcaagGCAGGAGGGGGGAAGACAACTGGTCTAACAGCAGTAGCAGCTCCAGTTATAACCACAAATCATTAGCATGGGGACTGAAGGCAACTGCACatgaatttgctttttcacagGTCTATGAAACATAAATTCCACATTACTGCCCAGTATGCTGGCTAAGGCAGCAGAAGAGTTCATCTCCCTCACAAACACTTCATCATTAGGCATGACAAATATTGTTAAACATTCAAAATACCTCTCGTTCCTGCATAAGCCGCTGTCCCTCTGCTGCATACAGGCGATTAGTCTCTTCCAAGAATCTGTGTTCGAAAGAGTCTTGATAAATCTAGGGAAATAACAGAATAGCAGTTGAGGATAAAGCTTACTGAGCACTAAATGAGAATCTGAGCTGTTTATTGGTTTAAAGGTGAAACAAGTTTACTCACCTGCAAGTCAGAAAGCATGCTTAAAAGGCTTCGCAGTAAACTCCTGTCAATAGCCTCaccatttctttccctctcaaTCAGCAGAAGAATGCCATCAATAGTTTTGTTCTGAACTTTCTGATCACTGATTATATGAGTTCTGAACAATTCCAGCCCCATAtccctgaaaagaaaataacaaatgttCAAGAAACTGCATAAGAATCAACCCCAAAGATTCTCTATTAATAAAATTTATCTAGATCAAAGAGAGGCCAATAAATACTAGCATTCTTCAAATTCCTCATTCCTCTGCCCCCAAAATCACTCAACGTGAATAATGCAATATAAactgtatttataaaataaaccaCGACAAAGCACCGACAGTAAGCTACAGACTTTCAAGACCAAAGCAcatattttctctgcaataaCCACCTAACTTTCACAGCATCTTTACTTCTCACTTGGTTGGCAGGATAATGGATACTGAAGTAACAGCAGCCTTCATGAGAAAAGGATAACGTCCCAATCCCATGGTTAGGCTGTTGGACAGTACTTTTTTTCATCCATCACTTTCTAATCTGTAGTTTTTATGCACAGCCTAGAAGAACTCAGTGATATGAAATACAAGAATCTCTGCTTTGGGCATCCCAGTTAAAACCTTCCATGAATTTGAAGCCGTGGGTCTGGACAGTTTTAGGGAAAGCCATGCCTCTCCATCCACCTCTCCTGCAATCTCTGGCATAGTAATTCAGGTAGTGCCAAAGGCACTGCAGGGTATTTgctaattattaaaatattggGGATGTGGGTGTTGAAGTCTGAAAGACAGCAACTTGCTTTTAACTTAGGTaactttttccttcaaaaatactTACGGAACTTTGAGTAACACACACGTTAAAGCCAGTTTCTGGGCAACCCAAACACTCACACTTCATCTGTTGAACAGGCCTTCTTCTCTTACTGTGCAAACTACAGGCTGATACCTATACCTACTTAGCTGAAATTTGCTATCAGAGCTATTCTAGAAGAATCCTGTAATTCATGgcaaattaaaaagtgaaatttccCTTTACAAGCATGTATGAATTCACCACCTAATTTACAGGTCACTATAAAGCTCACATtacccctctcccctccagaAATCAGCAAGATATATGCAATAATATACCCCCaattattgtttcatttgtgCTCTTACCAAATAGACGGCAGCATTGAATTTTGAAGTACATAAGTTCGATCCAAGAACAAAAAGATACTTCTAATCATAATCTGTTGtgagaaggaacaaaaaagtCACAACCGTTTTATTCTTGAAGAGCAGCACAAAGTATGCtcaacatcaaaaaaaatcccactgacaAGTTTTGTACAGTGCTTTCCTAGACCACGTCCATGTGTTTAAAATGTTCTACCAATCTCAGCGAGATTATCAATGCCatatttagcatttttctgtataaaagaATAGGTCCTTTCATAATAGGCATAAAAGAAGAATAGTTTGCATAGAAACAACAGTTAGGAGTtgagggtgtgtgtgtgggtgcAGGTCCAAGATCAGAGCAATGTGTCAAGAAACACTACAGACCAGTATTTTCAAGGCTTTGTTTCTAACAAACTAAATACACTTGTATTTATGTAAATTTAAGACAACATTTCAGAAGCACAGTGTGTTTGTCGCAAAATGTAGTTAAGCAAAACATCGGCTGACCAGGCaaccattttttctttaaaaagataaacaCTTACCATTTGTCTGCAGTGATCTTGCCAACATTTGtctattttctttagaaaaaggaCACTATCCAATGAATCCATGAAGAAATCATTAAGAAAGTTATGATTAATAGGTAGTGTTAGCAATGAAATGGaccaacattatttttttttcctaggacaCTAGACAGAGCACAAGCTCACCTACTCTCAAAAAGAACCAGTTAACTTCTTgcaatgtgtttatttttatttttaatgagggCCCTTGAGTTCCTAACAAGAAACCAAAATTAtatgaatgatttttaaaaaacaggatCTAAATACTTTTGAACGTTTTGTCTagtcccccatccctggggtgTGGAAGAAACATGTGTATCCCTACGCTTCGAAAACCAACAATCCACAGCACACGCAAGAGCCCACAACCGCACAGATAATATAATTTCAGCTCTTGTTAAGAGATAATCTTCAGAGATAAATTTTGTTCTTGAAATTTAACTTGTATTCCATTCACTGCATAGCTCTGGTACCAAATAACATCCACGTAACAGGATCTTTATCTGATGCAACtcaaaacttttgaaaataaaacattttgctcCCCAGAACCACTATCATTGTATGCTGCCATTAGTGCTTCACAACAAGAAAACCAGAACTTCCTATCaggaatattttccatttacctGAGCACGGCAAGATCAGCATGCAAAAATCTTTAAGTGAAACACCCAATACAGCCTTTTAAACCCCATTGTAACTCTAATATAAGGCTCTGCAAGATGTCAAAGTGTTTCATAAATACCAATGAAATTTTTCAAATGGTTACAGACAAAGGAACTGGCAGCAGTCTCTGAGGTCccacaagaaaatgaaaacagaaccaATTACGCAAACACGTAAAAATTCAGATTACCACGGCCTACTGTCATGAACTGGTCAAATAAATCCATCACCATATACTGGCAGGTAAAAACATTACAGCTTGTCAACAGCTAAAAAGGATATTCTCTGAATTGGTGAATTTGTGCTTTAATGTGGTCTTCACAGATCTGTCTCAATTGTTTGTACAAGTTTGCAGAAATCTTGTAGGAGCAGAGATTTTCAACAGCCTGAagtaaagagaaacaaaaacctGTTTGTATTCTTATATGTGGTTTTAcaaggaaaggggggaaaaaaaacccaaccaaccacggaattcttctgcttctcactCAAAACTACCAACCTTTAATTGTAACATAGTTAACAGTTGCACGCAAAACACCAGAGAGGGATGTGGCACTATAATGGCAACAAGAGACAAAGGAAGGCCATGCCCTCAACAGCTTACAGTTCATTAATTTCAGTTGGAATACCGCCATCTCATAAAGAACTATGGGACTTGCATCTCTAAGAAGAGGGATGTTTAATATGTTCCAGGAGCTTGATGGGTTTCATACTTCGAAGCAGACAGTAAGTCTTAATATTATTAACTGCTATGCTCTGCAAGCCACACTAATAGTAGCAGAAAAGCACTGCTAgtgttatttcctttctgtagtCCTTTCTTTGATTAAGCTTCCCTCACCCCCAAAagtgtatacatacatattttatcTATATCTATGTATCTATACGTCCATCCATCAACCCCTTGCCTGAAGTTTGGTTACAATCCTGAACAATTTTTAGCAGTATGACTACATTCCAGGTGTTTACAGGGACAAATCTCAGATTTCTAGATCATAAGTATTAGAATTGTTGCTGTGGTTCACCGTGAGAAAAGAAGTTTAACGGAGACGTATCTTGGAGATTGGTCAATCAAACAAGTATTCTTAAGTCCATAAACATAACCCAAGACTTTTCCACAATTCCTACCAGTTGCCCAATTATCCTAGGATATCAAACCCAATCCTTACTGTTGAACCTGAGAATGAAGCGCACTACAGTTAATACTGGCTTTAGGACACAGAGGAGTTAAAAAGTAAACCAAACGGACACCTccaccaaaacaaaccccaaaaccgAAAATGAAACCATCCCGCACAACAATCACAACTACGGAAAACCACACCAGCACAAGCCTGCTGTCAGAAACAGGTAAAGCAAGAAAATGGTCACAGACTCTGCTCAACTGTATGCTGCTCCTGTACCCACAGGGTCAGGCTCcaaatgaaacagcagcaaaccAGGAAACAACCGCTAATTGGATTTcagctttgatttctgtagCACTTCAGCTACTCAAAGGTGTGCATCATTTCTCTTGCTGCGGAGGAACAAAGCAAGTACAAAGCTCGTAGAGCCTCACAAGGTTTCCTCATTAGGACTTTCCAATACAGACAAGAGTTAAGAGCTCAAGAAGCTTAACTACATTGGAAGAGGTATCTTATTTTAATGTGTGCAGCAGAACTTTTGCAGACTGTTTTGCAATTTGCCTCTATACTCGGACAATGGTGCCTGCCAAAGCATATTTGGCATCAGATACATTTACCAAGCAGCTGTTCAGAAACGACACTAGTTTAGTTAGCATTTAAAAACACTAGTGAATCCTATCgctatttttaaatcaatacatttatttttagatttaccaaaatagaaaaaatcaTACTTGATTGCACTGTATTTCACTGAAAAGTATCTAGAGATATTACAATTTTATAACTGAGATTATAAACTATGATATTATAACtatgatttaaaagaaaaaagcatatttttggttttctgagcacaagcaaaattaaattaagccTGTGTTAAAAGCAAGTAGAAATGTAAAAGATAGCCTTGCTTCTGCTTCACAGCTTTCAAtagaattttgtatttttaaacaattttgcATATCCTTCAAGCATTTAATGAACAGTTATTTGTTCTGTTGTTCAGTCCAGAGTAACTGATTTACAATACCAGCCAATATACTGGATCATAATTTGTTATTAGTTTTAACCAAGTTTTGTTAAAGTATTATTGTTACTTTAACAATACTACATATTTCCTgacaaactgtttaaaaaagaagctCTATTTTTTGATTACCCGAAAATTATAAAAGATTATAATGAGCTTAAAACCGCACTGAGGAAATTGGCTGGTGAGGTTCTTGGTTCCACAAGGAATGGCAATTTATCCTTCcctaaatctctccccaaaccTTGTGCAAACTCTCCCcaacttttcacagaaatcagtTAGATCCCAGTGCAACTTTTATTGAAAAGGGGTGGGCAGGGCAAGAAGAGACAGTGAAAAGAGATGCAGAGAAGGCTAATCACACACAGATAAACCAATCAAACAGCTAACCAGTTAATAAGGACTTAAATAATAGAGTAAAAGTGTCAGTGCCTCTTAACACTGAGCTCAAGCAGCACTGTTGCTAGGCCACTAAAACCACAAGTACCACAACGTCAGTAGGGAAAAGGTGAGGAGTGGAAGAAGTCTCCCCAACATattcagctgaaaatgcagaagtagagattataaaaaaaagttaggaAGCATAGTTCAAGCCTGATCACTTCCTAAAACGCTTAGACCAAAACAATCAGAGCTGATGTTGGGAACAAATTTTGGTTCTTGGTTGTTAGGACAGaaagctgaacaaaaaaaaatacaatcaagCCAAAATAACAGAATTCATGAACAAAAACAGTATTCTATTTACTCTTAAGAAGTCAAATAAAAAGTTCCAGTTTTTGAATGATTTATGATCCTAAATCACAAACAGATGCTGCCTTCAGAAGAAGGATTATAttgtaatataaataatatttttcttacctAAATACCAACATTTTAGGATTTCAATTTTCTCCTTCAACAGCTACACACTATAACCCCTCCCgaatgataaaaaaatacagctccTTGCCTTATTTAATTCTGGTCAACTGTTACAAATGAAAATTCCTTGTATTATGCcatggcaattaaaaaaatttccGAGTTCAGTGTCAGGTCTTGTGAAATTTTTActgatgattttaaaatgtgagaATCTATTTGATGAAAAGTTTTTCAATGATAAAAGAAACTATCAAATAAAACAGGATATTCTTAGCACTGtatcaaaaatgttttaagaaaaaaaaatccaatgacaaaacagaaacactCCTCCCcaattgcttttaattaaagcaCTTACCTGATAGAGTTCTTCTAA contains the following coding sequences:
- the CUL4B gene encoding cullin-4B isoform X2, which produces MFPTGFSSPNPPAAAQEVRPATDGNTSSSSSCKKRKLNNSSNSNSEREELDSISSCASSPSKNTSSSSSVITASSCSSSGVASSNHHLQKKLRFEDSLDFIGLDVKMAEESSSSSPAASSQQQHQQQLKNKSLLISSVAVGHHANGLTKAASSTVSSFANSKPGSAKKLVIKNFKDKPKLPENYTDETWQKLKEAVEAIQNSTSIKYNLEELYQAVENLCSYKISANLYKQLRQICEDHIKAQIHQFREDSLDSVLFLKKIDKCWQDHCRQMIMIRSIFLFLDRTYVLQNSMLPSIWDMGLELFRTHIISDQKVQNKTIDGILLLIERERNGEAIDRSLLRSLLSMLSDLQIYQDSFEHRFLEETNRLYAAEGQRLMQEREVPEYLHHVNKRLEEEADRIITYLDQSTQKPLIATVEKQLLGEHLTAILQKGLNHLLDENRIQDLSLLYQLFSRVRGGVQVLLQHWIEYIKAFGSTIVINPEKDKTMVQELLDFKDKVDHIIDVCFLKNEKFVNAMKEAFETFINKRPNKPAELIAKYVDSKLRAGNKEATDEELEKMLDKIMIIFRFIYGKDVFEAFYKKDLAKRLLVGKSASVDAEKSMLSKLKHECGAAFTSKLEGMFKDMELSKDIMIQFKQYMQNQNVPGNIELTVNILTMGYWPTYVPMEVHLPPEMVKLQEIFKTFYLGKHSGRKLQWQSTLGHCVLKAEFKEGKKELQVSLFQTLVLLMFNEGEEFSLEEIKQATGIEDGELRRTLQSLACGKARVLTKSPKGKDVEDGDKFTCNDDFRHKLFRIKINQIQMKETVEEQASTTERVFQDRQYQIDAAIVRIMKMRKTLSHNLLVSEVYNQLKFPVKPADLKKRIESLIDRDYMERDKENPNQYNYIA
- the CUL4B gene encoding cullin-4B isoform X1, with protein sequence MFPTGFSSPNPPAAAQEVRPATDGNTSSSSSCKKRKLNNSSNSNSEREELDSISSCASSPSKNTSSSSSVITASSCSSSGVASSNHHLQKKLRFEDSLDFIGLDVKMAEESSSSSPAASSQQQHQQQLKNKSLLISSVAVGHHANGLTKAASSTVSSFANSKPGSAKKLVIKNFKDKPKLPENYTDETWQKLKEAVEAIQNSTSIKYNLEELYQAVENLCSYKISANLYKQLRQICEDHIKAQIHQFRDDFFMDSLDSVLFLKKIDKCWQDHCRQMIMIRSIFLFLDRTYVLQNSMLPSIWDMGLELFRTHIISDQKVQNKTIDGILLLIERERNGEAIDRSLLRSLLSMLSDLQIYQDSFEHRFLEETNRLYAAEGQRLMQEREVPEYLHHVNKRLEEEADRIITYLDQSTQKPLIATVEKQLLGEHLTAILQKGLNHLLDENRIQDLSLLYQLFSRVRGGVQVLLQHWIEYIKAFGSTIVINPEKDKTMVQELLDFKDKVDHIIDVCFLKNEKFVNAMKEAFETFINKRPNKPAELIAKYVDSKLRAGNKEATDEELEKMLDKIMIIFRFIYGKDVFEAFYKKDLAKRLLVGKSASVDAEKSMLSKLKHECGAAFTSKLEGMFKDMELSKDIMIQFKQYMQNQNVPGNIELTVNILTMGYWPTYVPMEVHLPPEMVKLQEIFKTFYLGKHSGRKLQWQSTLGHCVLKAEFKEGKKELQVSLFQTLVLLMFNEGEEFSLEEIKQATGIEDGELRRTLQSLACGKARVLTKSPKGKDVEDGDKFTCNDDFRHKLFRIKINQIQMKETVEEQASTTERVFQDRQYQIDAAIVRIMKMRKTLSHNLLVSEVYNQLKFPVKPADLKKRIESLIDRDYMERDKENPNQYNYIA